The Abyssisolibacter fermentans nucleotide sequence CAGACTTTGCATCCTTAATTTGATATAAAATTTAAGGAGCTGAGTTTTGTGAATTATGTTAAAGCAGAAACAATTTTACCAGATAATTTGTTAAAAGAAATTCAAAAATATATACAAGGTGAATATATATATATTCCTTCTGAACAATCTAAACGGAAGAAATGGGGAGAGAAATCAGGGAGTAGAGAATATTTACGAAATAGGAATAAAGATATACGAAACAAGTATAAAAATGGACATAACATTGTAGATTTATCAGAAGAATATTTTCTTTCTATAGAAACTATTAAAAAAATTGTATATAAAAAGACATAAGTAAGAGCCTGCCTCAAAATATTATTTTGAGGCAGGCTCTTTTATATGTAAAGAACAATATAGAATTAATTTATGCATATTATCTAGTAAATCGTTATATTAAAATATGTGTAGCACATAATATATGTTTTTAAGCTATAGTTTTTTTAATCTTGGAGTGATAATATGGAGCTAAATATTGAACAATTATACAATGAGTTTTCTAACTTAAAGTTTGCAGGTATTAAAGAACCAGCAATAAGAATTATAAATGACATAATAAAGAATAAAAAAATTGAAGATGAGGATTTGTTTGTTATAGAGGGATTATGGGCTTATGAAAAAATAATTAAAAGTAATTTAAGAATTAGATGCTTTGCGTTTTGCCCTGATTTTATTAAAAACGATACTATGCTTAAAATAGCTCGATTTTGTATTCATGCAGCTGATGATACATATTTGATTTCGAGTAAGTTGTGTAGAAGAATAAGTAGTAGAGATGATGAAGGATTTTTTTTATTGTGTAGTACTCCTCAATATAAGCTAAGTGATATAAAGCTAAAAGAAGACAATTTATTAGTAATATTAGATGGATTAGAAAATCCAGGCAACATTGGAACAATCATAAGAACAGTTGATGGTGCGGGTGGAGATGGAGTGATTATTTGTAATAGTGAAGGAAGAAAATTAAGTCAAAAATTAATTAAATCAAGTATGGGATCTAGCTTTATCCTACCAGTTATTAAAAAAGATATAAAAACAACTGTAATGTGGCTTAAAAATAATGGGTTTAGAATTATTGTTACTGATTTAAAAGCTAATGAAAGATACTATAATACGGATTATGAAGGTAGAATTGCTATTGTTGTAGGAAATGAACGTCATGGAATTTCATATATTTGGAATGAACATGATTGTCATAGAGTAATAATTCCTATGTATGGAGGGGCAGATTCATTAAATGCGGGAGTCGCTGCTTCAATAGTTGTTTATGAAGCAAGTTGCAAGCAAAGAGAATTAAAGCAAATAGGTTTTTAGCTATCGATTTAAAGGTAGTAGTTTTTGTGAAATGGTGATGTATAAACGAATCTCTCTTTTTTCTATAGTTGAGAAGAGTAATTAATCTACAAATTATACATAAATTATTATAAGAAATTTGATATATATTAATAATATAAGATTAGTATATGGAGTGTGAAAAGATGA carries:
- a CDS encoding CD3324 family protein; the encoded protein is MNYVKAETILPDNLLKEIQKYIQGEYIYIPSEQSKRKKWGEKSGSREYLRNRNKDIRNKYKNGHNIVDLSEEYFLSIETIKKIVYKKT
- a CDS encoding TrmH family RNA methyltransferase produces the protein MELNIEQLYNEFSNLKFAGIKEPAIRIINDIIKNKKIEDEDLFVIEGLWAYEKIIKSNLRIRCFAFCPDFIKNDTMLKIARFCIHAADDTYLISSKLCRRISSRDDEGFFLLCSTPQYKLSDIKLKEDNLLVILDGLENPGNIGTIIRTVDGAGGDGVIICNSEGRKLSQKLIKSSMGSSFILPVIKKDIKTTVMWLKNNGFRIIVTDLKANERYYNTDYEGRIAIVVGNERHGISYIWNEHDCHRVIIPMYGGADSLNAGVAASIVVYEASCKQRELKQIGF